A single region of the Etheostoma cragini isolate CJK2018 chromosome 3, CSU_Ecrag_1.0, whole genome shotgun sequence genome encodes:
- the LOC117942380 gene encoding serine/threonine-protein kinase PAK 1-like, whose translation MSDNGEVEDKPPAPPMRNTSTLIGSCNKDPAPLNHGSKPLPPNPEDKKKKDRSIRFILTGGGDKTQKKKERPEISLPSDFEHTIHVGFDAVTGEFTPRLTPTRCGHTASSSIRTRQAVCLSDGMRTPSAKKGRETETEPFPHQCAISRSSH comes from the exons ATGTCTGATAATGGGGAGGTCGAGGACAAGCCCCCAGCTCCGCCCATGAGGAACACCAGCACCCTGATTGGCTCCTGCAACAAGGACCCCGCCCCCCTCAACCACGGCTCCAAGCCCCTCCCGCCCAACCCggaggacaagaagaagaaggaccGCTCGATCCGCTTCATCCTGACGGGGGGAGGCGATAAGA cccAGAAGAAGAAGGAGCGGCCAGAGATTTCTCTGCCGTCGGATTTTGAACACACCATCCATGTCGGCTTTGATGCCGTCACCGGGGAGTtcact CCTCGTCTGACACCGACACGCTGTGGACACACAGCTTCTTCCTCCATTAGGACGCGGCAggctgtttgtttgtctgacgGCATGCGGACCCCATCTGCtaagaaaggcagagagacgGAGACCGAGCCTTTTCCACACCAATGTGCCATTTCCAGGTCATCCCATTGA